CTGGCATCGCAGTACCACCTCATATGGATGGTGTTCCTTTTCTTGGAAAAGGAGTCGATCGCGATGAAGTGAATAAGCGCGACGAAGCCTTCGGATACGCTGACCGGATGGATGAAAAATACGATCCTGTTCGGACGCTTCGCAAAGGTAAATATACCTATCAACGAAACTACCAGCCATTTAATTTTGATGGGCTGTGGAACCAGTATCGCTACCGCATGCTGGCATATCAGGAATGGTGGGAGCTTTATCAAGCCGGCAAACTCAACGAATTCCAACGCCAATTTTTCGAGCCACGTCCAGCGGAACAGTTATTCGATGTGGAGGCCGATCCGCATGAAGTAAACAACCTTGCCGATGATCCTGCCTATGCGGTGGTGCTGCAAAGTATGCGCGAGCGACTTAGCACCAGGGTGAAGTCCATTAACGACCTCAGTATGTTTCCGGAAAGCGTTTTGTTTGATGAAGCATTTGACAACCCTGTGGAATTTGGCCGCAAAAACAGCGAAAGAATTGCCGGACTTGTCGATATTGCAGATTTGAGTCTCCTGGAATTTAATAAAGCAGAGGGAAAAATTGAGGATGCGTTAAATTCGACAGATCCATGGGCTCGCTATTGGGGGCTTATTGTTTGCAGTTCGTTTATGGAGGAGGCAAAAGGTTTTGTAGAGAAGGCGAAATCTATTGCCGCACAAGATACCGAGAATCTTGTGCGTGTTCGCGCCGCTGAATTCCTTGGGCTTCTTAAGGAAGAAGTTCCGGCTCCTGTCATCATCGAAGTCCTTGCCCATGCAAACAACGAAGTAGAAGCCGATCTTACGCTGAACACCGTGATTCTACTTAAGGATCTGAGCGGCTTCAAATTCGATATCGACCCGGAGATTTTTCCCGCCGATTGGCGTAAGGAGGAACGTTCGAATGTAAACCGAAGGTTGGGATATTTGAATGAGTAAAAAGTAGCACGGGACTATGCCTGTGTTACTTTTTATAATCCGCAGGGATATCCCAGTGCTCGCCTTCGGTGACGATATCTTTGTGGTAGCGAATCATGAGGGCTTTCATTTCCTTAAACTGGTTCTGGTTCTGCTCAATGACATTGGTGGTCTGGGCGAGGTCGGACTTAAGGTTGAACAACTCAAAGTCCATCAGCTCGCTCGACTTGATAAGAGGTATGTCTTCAGAAGAAAGCCAATGCGTTTTCTTACGATGACTGTCGGTTGTATTCGCCGTGAGCAACCAGTCACCCATGCGGAATGCCATCGAAGGGTTTACCCGGTAGAAAAACCAGAAAAGCGGTTGTTCACGGGTAAATGACTTTCCGGTGGTCAAGTGATTCCGAATACTCATGCCATCGATGTGCCTAT
This portion of the Verrucomicrobiota bacterium genome encodes:
- a CDS encoding sulfatase, which encodes MTITLRILGFFAFVPVLVLSGADRPNIVWLTSEDNSVHYVKLYHETGASMPNIEKLAAHGLVFDHAFSNAPVCSVARTTLLTGAYGPRIGTQFHRRSKMVPMPDGGRMYPWYLRQAGYYTTNNSKEDYNVIDKDGWDESSAKATWRNRKSGQPFFHVQNTTLTHESSLHFSAEEMATLENDTSSDSVTLFPYFPDTPTFRYTHARYLDNHEKVDDYHGEYIDMLEEDGVLDDTFIFYYGDHGGVMPRGKGYAYESGLHVPLVVYVPKNWEHLVDADLGSRINGFVSFVDFAPTLLNLAGIAVPPHMDGVPFLGKGVDRDEVNKRDEAFGYADRMDEKYDPVRTLRKGKYTYQRNYQPFNFDGLWNQYRYRMLAYQEWWELYQAGKLNEFQRQFFEPRPAEQLFDVEADPHEVNNLADDPAYAVVLQSMRERLSTRVKSINDLSMFPESVLFDEAFDNPVEFGRKNSERIAGLVDIADLSLLEFNKAEGKIEDALNSTDPWARYWGLIVCSSFMEEAKGFVEKAKSIAAQDTENLVRVRAAEFLGLLKEEVPAPVIIEVLAHANNEVEADLTLNTVILLKDLSGFKFDIDPEIFPADWRKEERSNVNRRLGYLNE